Proteins encoded by one window of Dialister pneumosintes:
- the rlmN gene encoding 23S rRNA (adenine(2503)-C(2))-methyltransferase RlmN has protein sequence MINVWARTLPELEDIFKKNGFPRYRAKQLRDYLYKRFIFDFTEMKQLPKGLREWLMNHAMVSKPQIIKEQKSDDKDTTKLLLKLEDGTFIETVCMHHVYGNSICISTQVGCAMGCVFCASTQNGLERNLTAGEMLAQIYAFKEVFKQPIHSLVLMGAGEPLQNYEEVLKFINLCHDEDLLNISYRNMTLSTCGIVPRIYRLAEEGIPITLAISLHAPNDTIRNRILPASKMFPIQDLIKASVYYFEKTGRRVTFEYILIKGINDSLENAEELHHLLGKLNAHINLIPVNGTEHIQLYPPSMNQTFRFQRALTKYGRNTTVRRQMGEEIQAACGQLKRRFMQDAKLSH, from the coding sequence ATGATTAATGTATGGGCGCGTACATTACCTGAATTAGAAGACATATTTAAGAAAAACGGATTTCCTAGATATAGAGCAAAACAACTTAGAGATTATTTGTATAAACGTTTTATTTTTGATTTTACAGAAATGAAACAGCTGCCTAAAGGGCTTAGAGAATGGCTTATGAATCATGCTATGGTTTCTAAACCTCAAATTATCAAAGAACAAAAGTCTGATGATAAAGATACGACAAAGCTTCTCCTTAAGTTAGAAGATGGAACGTTTATTGAAACAGTTTGTATGCATCATGTATATGGAAACTCTATTTGTATTTCTACACAGGTAGGATGTGCAATGGGATGTGTTTTTTGTGCATCTACACAAAATGGGTTAGAGAGAAATTTGACTGCAGGAGAAATGTTAGCACAAATTTATGCGTTTAAAGAAGTCTTTAAGCAACCTATTCATTCTTTGGTTCTTATGGGAGCCGGAGAACCTTTACAAAATTATGAAGAAGTTCTTAAATTCATAAACCTTTGCCATGATGAAGATTTGCTTAATATAAGCTATAGAAATATGACTTTGTCTACTTGTGGTATAGTTCCTCGTATTTATCGTTTAGCAGAAGAAGGAATTCCTATTACTTTAGCAATTTCTCTACATGCTCCTAATGATACGATTAGAAATCGAATATTACCGGCTAGTAAAATGTTTCCTATTCAAGACTTAATAAAAGCTTCTGTATATTATTTTGAAAAAACAGGGAGACGAGTTACTTTTGAATATATTCTTATAAAAGGAATTAATGACAGTTTAGAAAACGCAGAAGAATTACATCATTTATTAGGTAAATTGAATGCACATATTAATCTCATTCCGGTAAATGGTACTGAACATATTCAATTATATCCACCTTCGATGAACCAAACCTTCCGGTTTCAAAGAGCACTTACTAAATATGGAAGAAATACTACAGTAAGGCGTCAAATGGGTGAAGAAATACAGGCTGCATGCGGACAATTAAAACGTCGATTTATGCAAGATGCTAAATTATCACATTAA
- a CDS encoding Stp1/IreP family PP2C-type Ser/Thr phosphatase, with product MITNYGISKTGLIRKNNEDSISIFKNSCYILADGMGGYDGGETASQLAVNAVKSFLTKYELHAINEQVLTNAIQFANQEVLKHKKQAMTLSSMGTTLIVVVIHGNVLYWAHVGDSRLYIFNNKIESITQITEDHSFVMHLFKEGKINFSEMKKHPRQNEITRAVGIKPELVVDKGHLTFDINSVMLLCSDGLTSMVTDQSINNCMKKHKIIKKFNLKACMNELIDMTYKAGAEDNVSVILACDESLENGVNYE from the coding sequence ATGATTACTAATTATGGCATATCAAAAACCGGACTCATCCGGAAAAATAATGAAGATAGCATCTCAATTTTTAAAAATTCTTGTTATATTCTTGCTGATGGTATGGGCGGATATGATGGAGGAGAAACGGCTAGTCAATTAGCTGTTAATGCTGTCAAAAGCTTTTTAACAAAATATGAACTTCATGCAATAAATGAGCAGGTATTAACAAATGCTATTCAGTTTGCAAATCAAGAAGTTCTAAAACATAAAAAGCAAGCAATGACATTGTCTTCTATGGGTACAACATTAATTGTGGTTGTGATTCATGGAAATGTTTTATATTGGGCTCACGTAGGGGATAGTCGTTTATATATTTTTAACAACAAAATAGAATCTATTACACAAATCACAGAAGATCATTCTTTTGTGATGCATTTATTCAAAGAGGGAAAAATTAATTTTTCCGAAATGAAAAAGCATCCCAGACAAAATGAAATTACCAGAGCTGTCGGTATAAAACCGGAACTTGTTGTAGATAAAGGGCATCTTACTTTTGATATAAACTCAGTTATGTTACTTTGTTCTGATGGGCTCACTAGTATGGTTACAGATCAATCAATAAATAATTGTATGAAAAAACATAAAATTATAAAAAAATTTAATCTAAAAGCTTGTATGAATGAATTGATTGATATGACTTATAAAGCTGGTGCTGAAGATAATGTTTCTGTTATATTAGCATGCGATGAATCATTGGAAAATGGAGTAAACTATGAATAA
- the pknB gene encoding Stk1 family PASTA domain-containing Ser/Thr kinase: protein MNNRILDERYQLEKKIGTGGMADVYQARDLLLDRLVAIKILHTAFAEDSEFIAKFRREAQSAGKLSHPNIVGIYDVGCCEGSHYIVMEYVQGKTLKEYIKEHPHIPIDMAVKITIEIGNALAEAHDNGIIHCDIKPQNILLTPNHKVKVTDFGIARAVNSSTIMTREAVLGSVHYLSPEQAAGDKLNAKTDIYSLGIVLYEMLTNHLPFDGETAVSIALKHMQEEIPRPTRYNPAISPMLEECLLTALQRNPTRRYDNIQDFISELKIAQGFTTSSAFKAVERDFGTISKTVTSKTRRIEKCDTESKFSRFISNLPQKYILASMVLLFIVAFAWAFFSFGNFWSNKEVEVPNVVGKPVEVAEQILRKKELKVSIDEIASNDVPIGEVISQTPSANSKVKEQRIIHLTVSKGGTVILVPDLKGLTIEQAKERLTKLHLTLGNVQEGNDSTQPENIILTQMPLPSSRVDADTLINIVINTKQIKVPNVVGLPIEEAKKVLTDSKLTVGQITVSEGVSLTDPKALVTSQDPIANNHSNGIVNLVIGKDKKQLSNIKKGTVNITLPKTGESKKLEIYVTDDTGKHQVYNEATVPGSNIVKDVSGVGSVRVQVVVDGSVIQDREL from the coding sequence ATGAATAATAGAATACTGGATGAACGCTATCAATTAGAAAAGAAAATAGGTACTGGCGGTATGGCAGATGTCTATCAGGCAAGAGACCTTTTACTTGATAGATTAGTTGCAATTAAAATCTTACATACTGCTTTTGCAGAGGACAGTGAATTTATTGCTAAATTTAGACGTGAAGCACAATCTGCAGGTAAACTTAGTCATCCCAATATCGTAGGTATTTATGATGTAGGCTGCTGTGAAGGAAGTCATTATATAGTCATGGAATATGTACAAGGGAAAACACTTAAAGAATATATAAAAGAACATCCACATATTCCGATTGATATGGCTGTAAAAATCACTATAGAAATTGGAAATGCTTTAGCAGAAGCACATGATAACGGAATTATTCATTGTGATATCAAACCACAAAATATTCTTTTGACACCGAATCATAAAGTAAAAGTTACAGACTTTGGTATTGCTCGTGCAGTAAACTCTTCTACAATAATGACTAGAGAAGCTGTACTAGGTTCCGTTCATTATTTATCCCCGGAACAAGCAGCAGGGGATAAATTAAATGCCAAAACAGATATTTACTCTTTAGGTATTGTTTTATATGAAATGCTTACCAATCATTTGCCTTTTGATGGAGAAACTGCAGTAAGCATTGCATTAAAACATATGCAGGAAGAAATTCCGCGTCCAACACGTTATAATCCTGCTATTTCTCCTATGTTGGAAGAATGTTTATTGACAGCGTTACAAAGAAATCCTACAAGAAGGTATGATAATATACAAGATTTTATATCAGAATTAAAAATTGCACAAGGATTTACAACCTCTTCTGCTTTTAAAGCTGTAGAACGAGATTTTGGAACTATATCGAAAACAGTAACGTCAAAAACACGTCGTATAGAAAAATGTGATACGGAAAGTAAATTTTCTCGATTTATATCCAACCTTCCACAAAAATATATTTTAGCTTCGATGGTTTTGCTTTTCATTGTAGCATTTGCATGGGCATTTTTCAGTTTTGGAAACTTTTGGAGTAATAAAGAAGTAGAAGTGCCTAATGTAGTTGGAAAACCGGTAGAAGTTGCAGAACAAATACTAAGAAAAAAAGAATTAAAGGTATCTATTGATGAAATTGCCAGTAATGATGTTCCTATTGGAGAAGTTATCTCTCAAACTCCATCAGCTAATTCTAAAGTAAAAGAACAACGTATTATTCATTTAACAGTTAGCAAAGGAGGAACCGTTATTTTAGTTCCTGATTTGAAAGGGTTGACTATTGAACAAGCAAAAGAACGGTTGACAAAATTACATTTAACATTGGGAAATGTACAAGAAGGAAATGATTCTACACAACCTGAAAATATTATTCTTACACAGATGCCATTGCCATCCTCAAGAGTGGATGCGGATACTTTAATTAATATTGTTATTAACACAAAACAGATAAAAGTACCCAATGTAGTCGGTCTACCAATAGAAGAAGCAAAGAAAGTTCTTACAGATAGTAAATTAACAGTAGGTCAAATTACGGTATCTGAAGGAGTTTCATTAACAGATCCTAAAGCGCTTGTTACATCACAAGATCCGATTGCTAATAATCATTCAAACGGCATTGTAAATTTAGTTATAGGAAAAGATAAAAAACAACTATCTAATATAAAAAAAGGAACCGTCAATATCACTTTACCTAAAACCGGTGAATCTAAAAAACTTGAAATTTATGTAACTGATGATACAGGAAAACATCAAGTATATAATGAAGCTACCGTACCGGGGAGTAATATTGTAAAAGATGTTTCCGGAGTAGGAAGTGTTCGAGTACAAGTAGTTGTTGACGGATCCGTTATTCAAGATAGAGAGTTGTGA
- the rsgA gene encoding ribosome small subunit-dependent GTPase A produces the protein MKGLILKNQNGYFTIATENNSQIISRSRGKTKRQGNILVGDWVEYDFDKEHTPSIVSVYPRKNVLSRPPVANIDQFILTIAVTNPNPSLFVIDKMLIAAEAFRIPVLICINKADLNIVKAEEISSIYKKAGYDSIIVSAIQKTGIDILYSKLRGAVISFSGPSGVGKSSLLNLLIRKEYFNCQEVSSQTGRGKNTTRHSELIKLTNTNYLMDTPGYTALDLNADLADGLDFLFREFRPYLGKCKFNNCLHLKEPACAILKALEEGIIQKTRYKSYQDILTEIHNRMVKY, from the coding sequence ATGAAAGGACTTATTCTTAAAAATCAAAATGGCTATTTTACGATAGCAACAGAAAATAACTCTCAAATTATAAGCCGTTCTCGTGGAAAAACAAAACGACAAGGAAATATTTTAGTGGGAGACTGGGTCGAATATGATTTTGATAAAGAACATACTCCCAGTATTGTATCTGTATATCCACGTAAGAATGTATTAAGTCGTCCACCTGTTGCAAACATTGATCAATTCATATTAACTATAGCAGTTACAAATCCTAATCCAAGTTTATTTGTTATTGATAAAATGCTAATCGCTGCCGAGGCTTTTCGAATTCCGGTATTAATTTGCATCAATAAAGCGGATTTAAATATAGTTAAAGCAGAAGAAATATCGTCTATATATAAAAAGGCAGGCTATGACTCTATTATTGTTTCTGCTATTCAAAAAACAGGAATAGATATACTTTATTCTAAATTAAGGGGGGCTGTAATTTCTTTTTCCGGTCCTTCCGGAGTAGGAAAGTCAAGTCTTTTAAACTTACTCATTAGAAAAGAGTATTTTAATTGTCAGGAAGTAAGTTCACAAACCGGGAGAGGGAAAAATACCACTCGTCATTCGGAACTGATTAAATTAACAAATACTAATTATCTTATGGATACACCAGGTTATACTGCATTAGATTTAAATGCGGATTTAGCAGATGGATTAGATTTTTTGTTTAGAGAATTTAGACCTTATTTAGGTAAATGTAAATTTAATAATTGTTTACACTTAAAAGAACCTGCATGTGCTATATTAAAAGCGCTGGAAGAAGGGATTATACAGAAAACTCGGTATAAATCATATCAAGATATTTTAACAGAAATACATAATAGAATGGTTAAATATTAG
- the rpe gene encoding ribulose-phosphate 3-epimerase, whose translation MIKIAPSLLSADFSKLAEELKDIEKAGADLVHLDIMDGHFVPNLTFGAPIIKALRAHTQLVFDAHLMVYNPENYIDVLAESGVEMLSFHVEVAPHADRIIHMIKDKGIKAGIVLNPGTPIQHIECLLPIIDYVLIMSVNPGFGGQKFITYTLDKISALRQLIMENNLSCLIEVDGGVNSQNVKEIIKAGADILVAGSAVFGQKDRKAAIDALR comes from the coding sequence ATGATTAAAATTGCGCCTTCGCTTTTATCTGCTGATTTCTCCAAGTTGGCAGAAGAATTAAAAGATATTGAAAAAGCAGGAGCTGATTTAGTTCATTTAGATATTATGGATGGACATTTTGTACCCAACCTTACTTTTGGTGCTCCCATTATTAAAGCATTACGTGCACATACACAACTTGTTTTTGACGCACATCTTATGGTTTATAATCCAGAAAACTATATTGACGTATTAGCAGAGTCTGGAGTAGAAATGTTATCTTTTCATGTGGAAGTAGCTCCTCATGCGGACAGGATTATTCATATGATAAAAGATAAAGGGATAAAAGCAGGTATTGTTCTTAACCCGGGAACACCTATCCAACATATAGAATGTTTATTACCTATTATAGATTATGTATTAATTATGTCAGTAAATCCCGGCTTTGGCGGACAAAAATTTATAACATATACTTTAGATAAAATATCTGCACTTCGTCAGTTAATTATGGAGAACAACTTATCTTGTCTTATTGAAGTAGATGGAGGAGTTAATTCTCAAAATGTAAAAGAGATTATAAAAGCGGGTGCTGATATTTTGGTTGCCGGATCAGCAGTATTTGGTCAAAAAGATAGAAAAGCAGCTATAGATGCGCTTCGATAA
- a CDS encoding Hsp33 family molecular chaperone HslO, with translation MIDKNQISHYLNKDNIRLTIADVTTATLTAAAKHNLTTSATIILGKLFAGTVVLATDFKNEEGISLLWKTNTSLGNIHVDAYGDHYLRGYIDHPEYAGTDNHILNKNGVLYVTRYSLLRTPYTSSIQLSSSDVSTCLTSYLNESDQTLSYLQVAVTRDKDNKIDRVFSLLAQLMPEGNPSKFNNYFSKPYSFVSVADSESYVSNTIDNLIYNGHFELIKKFRISFQCTCSEEKIINSVCSIPTYELEKISKEDTTVEVICQYCSTLYTIPIEKIIERKGKNEHE, from the coding sequence ATGATTGATAAAAATCAAATTTCTCATTATTTAAATAAAGATAATATTCGCCTCACTATAGCTGATGTTACAACAGCTACTTTAACAGCAGCGGCAAAACATAACTTAACTACATCTGCTACAATCATTCTTGGTAAACTTTTTGCAGGAACAGTTGTTTTAGCTACAGATTTTAAAAATGAGGAAGGCATTTCTCTTCTATGGAAAACAAATACTTCTTTAGGTAACATTCATGTAGATGCATATGGGGACCATTATCTAAGAGGATACATAGATCATCCTGAATATGCCGGTACAGATAATCATATTTTAAATAAAAATGGTGTACTCTATGTAACACGATACTCTTTACTAAGAACACCTTATACAAGTTCTATACAATTAAGTAGTTCGGATGTATCTACTTGTTTAACATCTTATCTGAATGAATCTGATCAAACATTATCCTATTTGCAGGTTGCAGTTACAAGAGACAAAGACAATAAAATTGATAGAGTTTTTTCTTTATTGGCTCAATTGATGCCTGAAGGAAATCCTTCTAAATTTAACAATTATTTCTCTAAACCTTATAGTTTTGTTTCTGTTGCCGATTCTGAATCTTACGTTTCAAATACTATTGATAATTTGATCTATAATGGCCATTTTGAACTTATAAAAAAGTTTAGAATTTCATTTCAATGTACATGTTCAGAAGAAAAAATTATAAACTCTGTTTGTTCAATTCCTACATATGAACTTGAAAAAATAAGTAAAGAAGATACAACAGTGGAAGTTATTTGTCAATATTGCTCCACTTTATATACGATTCCTATTGAAAAAATTATAGAAAGGAAAGGAAAAAACGAGCATGAATAA
- the mtnP gene encoding S-methyl-5'-thioadenosine phosphorylase, which yields MNKLAFIGGTGVYDVGILHNIEEKSINTPYGKAHYQKGLYENKEIIFLARHGVKHTIPPHKINYRANIYALKMLNVSSVISTTAVGSMNPTYKPGELVLINQFIDCTKHREHTFFDGERYGVTHIDMSEPYCNQLRRAILKAGVENDISIHPSGTYICTEGPRFETAAEIKAYQLWGADVVGMTNVPECSLAREAEICYATISMVTNFSTGINQKMLSHKEVFDCMEKNIHSFRKIVTWIIKNYNVQLDCTCHHALDEFGGFHL from the coding sequence ATGAATAAATTGGCATTTATAGGGGGAACAGGGGTATATGACGTAGGGATTTTACATAATATAGAAGAAAAAAGTATTAACACTCCATATGGCAAAGCACATTATCAAAAGGGATTATATGAAAATAAAGAAATAATTTTTCTTGCAAGACATGGAGTAAAACATACTATTCCACCTCATAAAATTAATTATCGTGCCAATATATATGCATTAAAAATGTTGAATGTTTCTTCTGTTATTTCTACTACAGCAGTAGGATCAATGAATCCTACTTATAAGCCTGGAGAATTAGTTCTCATTAATCAATTTATAGATTGTACAAAACATAGAGAACATACTTTTTTTGATGGGGAACGATATGGGGTCACACATATAGATATGTCAGAGCCCTATTGTAACCAATTAAGACGCGCAATTTTAAAAGCCGGTGTAGAAAATGATATAAGTATACATCCTTCCGGAACTTATATTTGTACAGAAGGTCCACGTTTTGAAACAGCGGCAGAAATCAAAGCATATCAATTATGGGGCGCAGATGTAGTAGGGATGACAAATGTTCCTGAATGTTCGTTAGCCCGAGAAGCTGAAATATGTTATGCAACTATTTCTATGGTCACTAATTTTTCGACAGGAATTAACCAAAAAATGCTTTCTCATAAGGAAGTTTTTGACTGTATGGAAAAAAATATACATTCTTTTCGTAAAATTGTTACTTGGATTATTAAAAATTATAATGTACAACTAGATTGCACCTGTCATCACGCATTGGATGAATTTGGAGGTTTTCATTTATGA
- the mtnA gene encoding S-methyl-5-thioribose-1-phosphate isomerase: protein MTQFLQSLKWENENLLILDQTMLPHKIVYRKYFHYKQVVMAIQKLIVRGAPAIGVAASYGMVLAVKSFLKEGLSGEVLKKALKEAAACFINARPTAVNLSWSVNQMLELCLVIPEKQMYRKTLEYAVHMQQQDQSICKKIAMHGAGLFVNKKNLHILTHCNTGALATSGVGTALGIITELFNRDQLNCVYIDETRPILQGSRLTASELIAANIPCKLICDNMAALVMKSKEIDAIIVGADRIAKNGDTANKIGTYALAIAASYHRIPFYVAAPFSTFDFNISSGDYIIIEERSDDEIKKIGTEWIAPAEISTFNPAFDITPHHLITAIITESGVIYHPNIETVTTYENALIKK, encoded by the coding sequence ATGACACAATTCTTACAGTCATTAAAATGGGAAAATGAAAATTTATTGATTTTAGATCAAACAATGCTTCCTCATAAAATTGTTTATAGAAAATATTTTCATTATAAACAAGTAGTAATGGCAATACAAAAACTTATAGTTAGAGGTGCACCTGCTATCGGAGTAGCTGCTTCTTATGGAATGGTTCTTGCTGTAAAATCATTTTTGAAAGAAGGTCTTTCAGGAGAAGTTTTGAAAAAAGCACTTAAAGAGGCAGCAGCTTGTTTTATTAATGCACGCCCGACGGCTGTTAATTTATCTTGGTCAGTCAATCAAATGCTGGAACTTTGCCTTGTAATACCGGAAAAGCAAATGTATAGAAAAACATTGGAATATGCAGTGCATATGCAACAACAAGATCAATCTATTTGTAAAAAAATCGCAATGCATGGAGCAGGTTTATTTGTTAATAAAAAAAATTTACATATTTTAACACATTGTAATACAGGTGCTTTAGCGACTTCCGGTGTTGGAACCGCTCTAGGAATTATTACAGAATTATTTAATCGAGATCAATTAAATTGCGTATATATTGATGAAACACGTCCTATATTACAAGGATCTCGATTAACTGCTTCTGAATTAATAGCCGCAAATATTCCGTGTAAGCTTATTTGTGATAATATGGCAGCTTTAGTTATGAAATCAAAAGAGATAGATGCTATTATTGTAGGAGCAGATCGTATTGCTAAAAATGGAGATACAGCCAATAAAATAGGAACTTATGCTTTGGCTATTGCTGCTTCTTATCATAGAATTCCTTTTTATGTAGCTGCACCTTTTTCCACTTTTGATTTTAATATTTCTTCAGGAGATTATATTATTATTGAAGAAAGATCTGATGATGAGATAAAAAAAATAGGAACAGAATGGATTGCTCCGGCTGAAATTTCTACTTTTAATCCGGCATTTGATATTACGCCACATCATTTAATTACCGCTATTATTACCGAAAGTGGAGTTATTTATCATCCTAATATCGAAACGGTTACAACATATGAAAATGCATTAATTAAAAAGTAA
- a CDS encoding amidohydrolase produces the protein MKLLIKNVAISCDEGKTKEHQNIEIINNKITGFPTNPVESIYDKVIFGKNCLALPGLVNTHTHVAMTLFRSYADDMELMDWLQNKIWPAEEYLDDDIVYWGSMLAFAEMIRGGTTSFCDMYMYMNACAKAALSCGIRGNIARGLAGVSPNGKQALQENIELFKTWNGAGDGRIQVMLGPHAPYTCPPSYLKKVREIGEKYDIPVHIHLAETKTEVNNCIKEYGITPIQLMKDIGLFDIPTLAAHCVHITEQDIRIMAEKKVCIAHNPGSNLKLASGIAPVLAIRKAGITLGLGTDGASSNNKLDMFSEMRLAALIHKATSYLPKAVTAKEALNMATYEGAKCLGYSNLGKLKEGWLADIILVDRSGFHWKPNFNDISIAVYAANSQDVDTVIINGQPLMVHKEMLTIDVERLNYEVNRVVKKLYAFNR, from the coding sequence ATGAAATTGTTAATCAAAAACGTTGCAATTTCTTGTGATGAAGGGAAGACAAAAGAGCATCAAAATATAGAGATTATAAATAATAAAATAACAGGATTCCCGACAAATCCTGTTGAATCTATATATGATAAAGTGATTTTTGGAAAAAACTGTTTAGCATTACCCGGACTAGTCAATACACACACACATGTTGCAATGACTTTGTTTAGAAGTTATGCCGATGATATGGAACTTATGGATTGGCTTCAGAATAAAATTTGGCCGGCAGAAGAATATTTAGATGATGATATCGTATACTGGGGAAGTATGCTTGCTTTCGCAGAAATGATTCGCGGTGGAACGACTTCATTCTGTGATATGTATATGTATATGAATGCATGTGCAAAAGCCGCTTTATCATGTGGAATAAGGGGGAATATTGCCAGAGGATTGGCAGGTGTCTCTCCGAATGGTAAGCAAGCTTTACAAGAAAATATAGAACTTTTTAAAACATGGAACGGAGCAGGTGATGGACGTATACAAGTTATGCTTGGTCCTCATGCTCCCTATACTTGTCCACCATCTTATCTAAAAAAAGTAAGAGAAATTGGTGAAAAATATGATATTCCTGTTCATATACATTTAGCTGAAACAAAAACTGAAGTAAATAATTGCATAAAAGAATATGGAATAACTCCTATACAACTAATGAAAGATATAGGTCTTTTTGATATTCCTACATTAGCAGCACATTGTGTACATATAACTGAACAAGATATTCGTATTATGGCAGAAAAGAAAGTGTGTATCGCTCATAATCCGGGAAGCAATTTAAAATTAGCTTCCGGTATAGCACCGGTTCTTGCTATACGCAAAGCAGGAATTACTTTAGGATTAGGGACAGATGGTGCTTCCAGTAACAATAAATTGGATATGTTTTCAGAAATGAGATTAGCCGCACTTATTCATAAAGCAACCTCTTACTTGCCTAAAGCCGTTACTGCAAAAGAAGCATTAAATATGGCTACCTATGAAGGTGCTAAATGTCTTGGTTATTCTAATTTAGGAAAGTTAAAAGAAGGGTGGTTAGCAGATATTATTTTAGTAGATCGCTCAGGATTCCATTGGAAACCCAATTTTAATGATATCTCTATTGCTGTATATGCAGCGAATTCGCAAGATGTAGATACCGTAATTATCAATGGACAACCTCTTATGGTACATAAGGAGA